CCTAAAACATAGTGTTTGTACAGGCTTTAGTTCTTAGTGGTGTttgctaagagagagagagagatattcattttgataaataattaagttaagttatatattattcaaaactaaataagaaaatccctgatataataaatttcaattcaaactGTCTAAGATTCAAATAATTACAatccaatttaaaaattatgggtttaaataaattttcacttacctcaattttttttgtcttcctccttttactctttttttattttatttatttatttttatctctctctctctctctcttggccATATTGACAGATTGTGATGTTTAGATGTTTGCTATTTGGTATGGTATGGGGGTGGGGAAATGTTGAGTAATAGTTTTTATCTTTTGGGACCAATAGCAACCAAGatttagtcccaaaattttggtgttggctatggatcctcaacataCCAGtcaggaataaaaaaaaaacttttttctttgcattattttatattttaacgTACCTGTAAGTTTTTTAAATTGCTGGATGATCTAATCTTTTAAGAAGGTTCTCAACTTtgtctccatttttttttttcaatgtatgCAATTCTAAAACagttcaaaaagtttttaatattttatatatgcatATTCCCCCTATAAGTTTGTAATGATAGGATTGATCGTTTTTAGGATTCAACTTTTATATCTCGGCTATAGGTTCTACCTCattggtgttttgtttgtttgctctTTACtcttcattgggttatgcccgAGAGGGTGTAGTTGTTGGCTAGCTGGAAAGGAGGCTTTGGTGGTCACCACTGCGCTAATTTATGGGGGGCAGTTCCTTTATACCTCTTGTGGACCATCTGGCTAGATCATAGCCACCGGGCTAATTTATGGGGGGCAgttctcttttttcattttcttgtaatATTTGGTGTGCTCTGTGTTTTCATGCATAGAGTAGccttttttgtgtatatatcattcttacttacaaaaaaaaaaaaatgaatatatgatTAGATGGCTGCATTGAGTGGCCATTCATTTTCCAATTTGGAGGATTTTTTAGATGTCCATAATTTTTGTAGCTACCTTAATATACTGCCTGTGTAATTGGGGTGCATTTGATGTGTAATTTGATGGTCATCTCTAAAGTTCAGCCCAAATCATTCCATTCCAACTTGATAACCCTATCTACGTAGAGTTGCCAACTCTGTAAATATGATTGTACATGTAAATCAATCAACTTCATGTTTTCAAAGACCCAATTTTGTGGTGTGGATAAATAGTGCCTTTGTGgtgttttagtatttttactTTCTAGTTTATTTCCAAGCCTGCTGGTAAGGAAGATGAATATAAAGAAACTTCAGTGTCTCTTCTAGGATAAGCATCAGCTAGAATTCCAAGGGAGTACAGGCTCTAGTGGTGTTTCAGATGCCATAGATGATATTTATTCAGATACTGTGATTCAGGGATATCATTACGCTCTTAAGCATCTTGTGCCAATTCCACCTTTTATTTCTTGTGGTAATCAGCCTAAGCACTTCTATTTACTTTTGAAATCCAGTGCTGTTGTGAAATTGTAACTTGCACCTTCAAAATCTAAGCCCTACTCTTGTGGATGCTTAAAGTTCAGCCCTACTATTCCTCTCATAAATGACATTGTTTGTTCAGCTGGATTCTGTGTTTTTAAAAGCATGACTTTTGCTTTGTATTGAAGACCAGATTTGCTGACCACAAAAAAGGATGTGGATTAATGTGCGTGGAAAGAACCATGAGTGTCTTGTGTCTGGAATCTGGATTTTATccaacacacacatatatatccTCAGATTTTGACAGGAGTGTCAATTTGGTTTTGGACTTTCAACTTGACCAACTAACCCTTTTGACACTAGGTTTGTGACAATTCAAAccttcttttataatttttagtataAACATAATGTGATCATGTTTATAATGACATTCAAAATTATTGATGATGTGGCAGAAACCATGTGCACATCACATGATTAAATCTGTTAAGCTTTAAAAGAAGATTTAATTTGCCACAAACCTTATATCTAGGGATCAATTGTTTAAATCTAAAGGTCACTGGCCAAATTGACACTCAGACTCACATGAAAGTCCGAGGGtgatatttattaaaaattccATGAAAACAATAGGCTCTTGAAACTTGAATGTTTGCAGCAGTGCTTTACTTGATGTACACATAATTGAGAATGAAAAAGATTTCAACGTTTGGAGCATTTAGTTGTTTAACCAACATTGTGTTTGAGGCTTTAGAAATGGCACTAAGGAGTTGTTAGACATATTGTTTTGTAATCTCTTCTTTACGTCATAGAAGCCCTTATGTGTTTGATGGATAGctttaaatgaaatttaaatgGATTTTGGaagatatatttttcaatctttCCATCGTTgattgtttttcctattttagtTGTGTTTATTAGTCAAGAGATCAGGCCTTGGTGTAATGGCAAGTGCCTTTTGCCAAGAAGCGATAGGTAATGGGTTTGAGACCTACCATCACCTCTCCCAAACTTGCAAAAGTGGGAGGTTTGTGCACAAAGTACAACCTTTCCTTTACTGCTTGTTAGTCtttaggaaagaaaaagaataaaaaactgaaaaaacaaatttgtgAGACAAGCTGGAAGACTAAAAAAGGCTAACAAGGAATGCTAGGATGACTGAGTGGATGTTCGTATATCTTTTTTCAGTGTATTGTTACTCTTTGTACACTGTTATAGTTGATATAGTTATGTATCTGCAGGAAGAACTACATCTGGGATTTGATGAATGGTGCTTCTGCATCTAGTAGCCTACGGTCAGCTTTCTCCCACTGTGTACAACAAGTACGTAGCTATGATTACCATCACTATCTCTGCCTCCTTGAACTTCCCCCTTCAATGCGGAAGGCTGCTTTTGCACTCCGTGCCTTTAATGTTGAAACAGCGAGAGCCATGGATGTTGCTTCTGATCCCAGGGTTGGGCTTATGCGCCTCGTCTGGTGGCAGGAAGCTATAGACAAAATCTATGCTAAAAAGTTAATAGAGCACCCCACAGCACAGGCTCTATCATCAGTGATATCTGAGAATCAAATCAGCAAGGGATGGTTGAAACGGTCTATTGAAGCTCGGATCAATGATGCAAGAAGAGAGGTTACTGATATTCCCGAATCCATTGAAGAGTTGGAGAAATATGCCGAGGATACTGTATCAACTATTCTGTACATGACACTTCAAGGTGGTGGTATCAGGTCTACTGCAGCTGATCATGCAGCATCTCATATTGGTAAAGCAAGTGGCCTCCTTTTGCTGCTTAAGTCACTACCTTACCATGCCAGTCGTAACCAGcatttttcatacataccagttAAAGTGGCTTCCAAGCATGGCTTGTTGGTGAAGGAGGGCGGTCGTTCAGAGATCCTCTTGGATTCTCGTGAGCATTTGTGTGATGCAGTCTTTGAGATGGCATCAGTAGCTAATATCCATCTACAGAAGGCTCGTGAACTAGCTGGAACAGTGCCGGCTGAGGCTCGCCCAGTGCTTCTGCATGCTGTTCCCGCTCAAGTTCTCTTGGATTCCCTGAGGAGGGTAAATTTTGATGTATTTGATCCAAGGTTATCAAGAGGGGTCCTGGGTATTCCTCATTTGTGGTATCAACTTAAACTGAAGTGGAATTCATGGAGGGGGACGTATTGAGATTTGGTTCTGGGCTTTTACCAATTCCAACAAGAAATTCTGTCAGGTGGGAAATAATTTTGCAGATAGAGTATtgtagttttaatttatttacaataatgggattttttttttcccatgaaACCCTCAAGTAAG
The sequence above is drawn from the Quercus robur chromosome 7, dhQueRobu3.1, whole genome shotgun sequence genome and encodes:
- the LOC126692297 gene encoding uncharacterized protein LOC126692297; its protein translation is MNGASASSSLRSAFSHCVQQVRSYDYHHYLCLLELPPSMRKAAFALRAFNVETARAMDVASDPRVGLMRLVWWQEAIDKIYAKKLIEHPTAQALSSVISENQISKGWLKRSIEARINDARREVTDIPESIEELEKYAEDTVSTILYMTLQGGGIRSTAADHAASHIGKASGLLLLLKSLPYHASRNQHFSYIPVKVASKHGLLVKEGGRSEILLDSREHLCDAVFEMASVANIHLQKARELAGTVPAEARPVLLHAVPAQVLLDSLRRVNFDVFDPRLSRGVLGIPHLWYQLKLKWNSWRGTY